The proteins below come from a single Deltaproteobacteria bacterium genomic window:
- a CDS encoding cache domain-containing protein, with product MFKNMRLGVKLAVAVLVLGVVPFVVIGIASLTKSTGALSRQVFDQLEGLREIKKAQIVRFFENKKNDMATLVHFVEQLREEDFRRFSSIEASKRRRIEDFLAQFVKEHAYYDLLLIHPRGEVVYSVAREPDLGSNMIEGEYAGSGLGRLVRKVMETGRFGMADFEPYAPSGGEPAAFIAQPVTFDGNSELIVALQLSIEAINNIMQERVGMGRTGETYLVGEDKLMRSDSFLDPVHRSLKASFAHPETGKVDTEAGREALAGRSGEKIITDYNGNPVLSAYAPIHLWDVTWALIAEMDVAEAFEAINKLTWVVGIVAVLSVSAIIGVGLLIVLLLLNRTSASRRG from the coding sequence ATGTTCAAGAACATGAGGTTAGGCGTCAAACTGGCGGTGGCTGTTCTGGTCCTGGGGGTGGTTCCTTTTGTGGTGATCGGCATCGCTTCGCTCACCAAATCCACCGGGGCGCTTTCCAGGCAAGTGTTCGATCAGCTCGAGGGATTGCGGGAGATCAAAAAGGCACAGATTGTCCGTTTTTTCGAAAACAAGAAAAACGACATGGCCACGCTGGTCCATTTCGTCGAGCAACTCCGGGAAGAAGACTTCCGGAGATTCTCGTCGATCGAGGCTTCCAAAAGGCGCCGAATCGAGGATTTCCTCGCCCAATTTGTAAAAGAGCATGCCTACTACGACCTGCTGCTGATTCATCCCCGCGGCGAAGTGGTATATTCCGTGGCCCGGGAGCCCGATCTGGGGTCCAACATGATCGAGGGCGAATATGCAGGCTCCGGCCTGGGTCGACTCGTCCGGAAGGTCATGGAAACCGGCCGATTCGGGATGGCTGATTTTGAGCCGTATGCTCCCAGCGGAGGCGAACCCGCCGCCTTCATCGCTCAGCCGGTGACGTTCGATGGGAATAGCGAGTTGATCGTTGCGCTCCAGCTTTCCATCGAGGCCATCAACAACATCATGCAGGAGCGCGTCGGCATGGGCAGGACGGGAGAAACGTATCTGGTGGGCGAGGATAAGCTCATGCGCTCGGACTCGTTTCTGGACCCCGTCCATCGCTCGCTGAAAGCTTCCTTCGCCCATCCCGAGACCGGAAAAGTGGATACCGAGGCCGGCCGGGAGGCCCTGGCCGGGCGCTCAGGCGAAAAAATCATTACGGATTACAACGGCAATCCGGTCCTGTCCGCGTATGCTCCAATCCACTTGTGGGACGTAACCTGGGCGTTGATCGCGGAGATGGATGTGGCCGAAGCCTTCGAGGCGATCAACAAGCTGACCTGGGTGGTCGGGATCGTAGCCGTTCTGAGTGTGTCCGCCATCATAGGCGTGGGTTTATTGATCGTGCTGCTACTGCTCAACCGCACCTCCGCTTCGCGGCGCGGCTGA